The proteins below come from a single Argentina anserina chromosome 1, drPotAnse1.1, whole genome shotgun sequence genomic window:
- the LOC126797150 gene encoding uncharacterized protein LOC126797150 isoform X1 — MNLTQTNHRLTSSSFVPRFPPSHAFQIREFRVFRRRRLKLRHLTLRSRLGNPSFHDFISQLPSPNSLQFAAPAIAFFSGAALFLSDFSNSKRSSGEVSGEWLLLTSPTPFNRSVLVRCPAISLELLEEVDERLVKEGGNFVKVNSGWILSGTTETDSDVVEKLEYQRRCVNTDDGGVVSLDWPAGLDLEEEHGLDTTLILVPGTAQGSMDPNVRSFVCEALGRGCFPIVVNPRGCAGSPLTTPRLFSAADSDDVSTAVEFINKARSGTTLVGVGWGYGANMLTKYLAEIGESSPLTAATCIDNPFDLVEATKSSPHRMAVDQQFTEGLIDILRSNKELFQGRAKGFDVDQALSAKSVREFEKAISMVSHGYDDIDDFYSQSSTRGVVGNVKIPVLFIQKRDDESAPPLTIPRSSIAENPFTSLLLCSFFPSYVVDNCGSALSWCQRLTIEWLTAVELGLLKGRHPLLKDVDLPFEPSRELAHEERDVAASFWLKSKKNSSDRYILSQSGSLNGYAANSTEKMFGETDSAASFWLASKKDSWRKSETEHTELQDVKNGVLDKIHTDDPALVVLDKTHPDDPALVNEEEVNPADGERGQVLQTAEVVMNMLDVTMPDILTEEKKKKVLAAVDRGDTIMQALQDAVPEDVRGKLTAAVSGVLHAQGPNLKFDQLLGAVRIPDISAGLKPKIQDERISSSEGAKEDHHSSDVLKKSDDLLDSSVDSQPADNKLPGELEPGSHPSEQSPTILTLDPTLSTDGSDISGSMGSHPSEQSPTILTLDPTLSTDGSDISGSIIKDTSESGSSDSEHHNNSAKGSEQTKPNNSTGVIVEDKRKQDGGDAQLDTKVEEGNDNQKKENKNTQPVIDESKSDTSDSNAPAPSTSTPNAPAPGVPEPNAPAPSVPAPNAPAFSVTEAFDALTGMDDSTQMAVSNVFGVLENMITQLEESADDENEANKSDSASLKENPGGDNIQENSEISKSDQRVHVDGLSDISVSNGHVNAIDQQPDATTVLEEKPAQSPVSIKANGISSLGSDRVNQVGEDNTEMRDQMVGIDHVNNVPPCLTSIPPCITSISSGVHNYLLSKVRAQSLDLDATASLLLDYFPEEGQWKLLEQPGNVGDSVDDVVAQKVEAQKSVDDEVIEPAYIILDTEKHQEPVKEYEAVDIVEERVEIGEDEREDFGEFVRNTILDNLTVEVGRRQSAADIEIMEPYLTRELEQVANAVSFSVGNAYDPRLEVEYHSVGSEKVGTLHGEHVITAISSAVQETSFLRRVVPVGVIVGSSLAALRKYFVVATVRDSGHAKPPILSQAKMSGEHDMAKVRGTEIHHVAVDKSDHVTRSDSLIDQKEEKMESVDKKEEKTELKNLNNSVMVGAVTAALGASALLVDHQDSITGNETSGSSLQPIKMNSNGQMEPENPEEAPDKHQSNIVTSLAEKAMSVAGPVVPKNQDGGLDQERLVAMMVDMGQNGGMLRLVGKLALLWGGMRGAMSLTDKLIQFLHLSERPLYQRILGFAGMTLVLWSPVAVPLLPTFMQSWATHTPSRMADLACIIGLYAAFMILVTLWGKRIRGYEDPLAEYGLDLTSLPKLFDLFKGLIGGAVLVLSMQSANALLGCVDISWPSTPSSLDAMKLLQVSGQVLKLVGQSILTATGVALVEELFFRSWLPQEIAADLGYHRSIILSGLAFSLCQRSLWAIPGLWLLSVSLAGARQRNQGSLSVPIGLRAGMLASSFILQRGGFLTYRANSPLWIIGTHHFEPFSGLTGFAFALLLAIILYPREPLPTESMESTTEE; from the exons TCCGGGGAGTGGCTTCTGCTGACCAGTCCGACGCCGTTTAACCGGTCCGTGCTGGTGAGGTGTCCGGCGATTTCGTTGGAGCTGCTGGAGGAGGTGGACGAGAGGCTGGTGAAGGAAGGCGGCAACTTCGTCAAGGTGAATTCCGGTTGGATTCTCTCCGGTACTACTGAGACTGATAGTGATGTTGTAGAAAAGTTGGAGTATCAGAGACGCTGTGTGAACACAGACGACGGCGGCGTCGTGTCGTTGGATTGGCCGGCGGGTTTGGACCTTGAAGAAGAGCATGGACTGGACACCACCTTGATTCTGGTGCCTGGCACCGCCCAAGGGAGCATGGACCCAAATGTCAGGTCGTTTGTGTGTGAGGCTCTCGGCCGGGGCTGTTTTCCGATCGTCGTGAACCCTAGGGGCTGTGCTGGCTCACCTCTGACCACGCCGCG GTTATTTTCAGCTGCTGATAGCGATGATGTATCCACTGCTGTAGAGTTCATTAATAAGGCGAGGTCAGGGACTACTTTGGTGGGAGTTGGCTGGGGTTACGGTGCAAACATGTTGACAAAGTACCTGGCTGAAATCGGGGAGAGCTCACCGCTTACGGCCGCTACTTGTATAGACAATCCTTTCGATTTGGTGGAGGCCACTAAGTCCTCTCCTCATCGAATGGCCGTGGATCAGCAGTTCACTGAGGGACTGATTGATATTCTGAGATCGAACAAg GAACTGTTTCAAGGAAGAGCAAAAGGTTTTGACGTGGATCAAGCTCTCTCCGCAAAATCTGTTCGGGAATTTGAGAAAGCAATCTCCATGGTATCTCATGGTTATGATGACATTGACGATTTTTATTCACAATCAAGTACAAGAGGTGTGGTTGGGAATGTGAAGATTCCCGTTTTATTTATACAG AAGCGCGACGATGAATCAGCACCACCGTTAACAATTCCACGCAGTTCAATAGCAGAAAATCCATTTACAAGCCTACTCTTGTGCTCCTTTTTTCCTTCTTATGTGGTTGACAATTGCGGATCTGCTCTATCTTGGTGCCAGCGCCTAACAATCGAG TGGCTCACAGCTGTGGAGCTTGGACTTTTAAAGGGTCGCCACCCACTTCTTAAAGATGTGGATCTGCCCTTTGAGCCATCAAGAGAATTAGCTCATGAAGAACGTGATGTTGCTGCTAGCTTCTGGTTAAAATCTAAAAAGAATTCTTCAGATCGATATATCTTGAGCCAGTCAGGTTCTTTAAATGGATATGCAGCAAATAGTACAGAGAAGATGTTCGGAGAAACTGATTCAGCTGCTAGCTTCTGGTTAGCATCTAAAAAGGATTCATGGAGAAAGTCAGAGACTGAACATACAGAGCTGCAAGATGTGAAAAATGGTGTACTGGATAAGATTCACACTGATGATCCCGCGTTGGTTGTACTGGATAAGACTCACCCTGATGATCCAGCGTTGGTCAATGAGGAGGAAGTTAATCCTGCAGATGGTGAAAGAGGTCAAGTGTTACAGACAGCAGAAGTTGTTATGAACATGCTTGATGTAACCATGCCAGATATTCTAactgaagaaaagaagaagaag GTCTTAGCAGCAGTTGATCGAGGAGACACAATAATGCAGGCTTTGCAAGATGCTGTGCCTGAAGATGTTCGGGGGAAGCTAACAGCTGCTGTATCTGGTGTTTTACATGCTCAAGGTCCTAACCTAAAATTTGATCAGCTCCTGGGTGCTGTTCGAATCCCTGATATATCGGCAGGTTTGAAGCCAAAGATCCAAGACGAGAGAATTTCAAGCTCAGAAGGTGCAAAAGAAGACCATCATTCGTCTGATGTGTTGAAAAAATCGGATGATTTGTTGGATAGCTCTGTTGACAGTCAACCGGCTGATAATAAGCTCCCTGGGGAACTAGAACCGGGGTCTCATCCCTCAGAGCAATCACCAACAATTTTAACTCTGGATCCTACATTGAGCACTGATGGGAGCGATATCTCTGGTTCTATGGGGTCTCATCCCTCAGAGCAATCACCAACAATTTTAACTCTGGATCCTACATTGAGCACTGATGGGAGCGATATCTCTGGTTCTATCATCAAGGATACTTCTGAATCAGGAAGTTCTGATTCTGAACATCATAACAATAGTGCAAAGGGATCAGAGCAGACTAAGCCTAACAATTCCACTGGAGTAATTGTCGAGGACAAGAGGAAGCAAGATGGAGGAGATGCTCAGTTAGACACAAAAGTTGAGGAAGGTAATGATAATCAAAAGAAGGAAAACAAGAATACACAGCCTGTAATAGATGAAAGCAAGTCTGATACATCTGATTCCAATGCCCCAGCACCTAGTACCTCAACACCTAATGCTCCGGCACCTGGTGTCCCAGAACCTAATGCCCCGGCACCTAGTGTCCCGGCGCCTAATGCCCCAGCATTTAGTGTTACTGAGGCATTTGATGCCTTAACAGGGATGGATGATTCCACCCAAATGGCAGTTAGCAATGTTTTTGGGGTTTTAGAAAATATGATTACTCAATTGGAGGAGAGTGccgatgatgaaaatgaagcAAACAAGAGTGATTCTGCATCTCTAAAGGAGAATCCTGGTGGTGACAATATTCAAGAAAATTCAGAAATCAGTAAGTCGGACCAGCGTGTTCATGTTGATGGATTAAGCGATATTTCTGTATCTAATGGTCATGTCAATGCTATCGACCAGCAGCCTGATGCAACAACTGTCTTGGAAGAGAAGCCTGCTCAAAGCCCTGTATCAATTAAAGCAAATGGTATCAGTTCACTGGGAAGTGACAGAGTTAATCAGGTAGGTGAGGACAATACTGAGATGAGGGATCAGATGGTTGGTATCGATCATGTAAACAATGTACCACCTTGCTTGACTTCAATACCACCTTGCATAACTTCAATCTCTAGTGGGGTGCATAATTATCTTCTTTCAAAGGTTCGTGCCCAATCACTAGATTTAGATGCAACCGCTTCTTTATTGCTGGACTATTTTCCAGAAGAAGGTCAGTGGAAACTCCTCGAGCAACCTGGAAATGTTGGGGATTCTGTTGATGATGTGGTTGCTCAGAAGGTTGAGGCACAGAAATCTGTTGATGATGAAGTTATTGAACCAgcttatataattttagataCAGAAAAGCATCAGGAGCCAGTAAAAGAATATGAAGCGGTAGATATTGTTGAAGAGAGGGTTGAAATTGGTGAAGATGAAAGAGAGGACTTTGGGGAGTTTGTGAGAAATACTATATTGGATAATTTGACGGTTGAAGTTGGTCGCAGACAAAGTGCTGCTGACATAGAAATAATGGAACCATATCTTACCAGAGAATTGGAACAAGTGGCTAATGCTGTATCGTTTTCTGTTGGAAATGCCTATGATCCACGTTTGGAAGTTGAGTACCATAGTGTTGGCTCAGAAAAAGTCGGTACCCTTCATGGAGAGCATGTGATTACAGCCATATCATCTGCTGTTCAAGAGACTAGCTTCTTAAGAAGAGTAGTGCCAGTTGGTGTAATAGTAGGCTCAAGCTTAGCTGCACTGAGAAAATATTTTGTTGTGGCCACAGTGCGAGATAGTGGCCACGCGAAACCTCCAATTCTTAGTCAAGCTAAAATGTCTGGAGAGCATGATATGGCTAAAGTTAGAGGCACAGAGATTCACCACGTGGCTGTTGATAAGTCTGATCATGTTACAAGGTCGGACAGTTTGATTGATCAGAAAGAGGAAAAGATGGAGTCGGTTGATAAGAAAGAGGAAAAAACGGAGTTGAAGAACTTAAACAACAGTGTTATGGTTGGTGCTGTTACAGCTGCCCTTGGAGCGTCTGCTTTATTGGTGGACCACCAG GATTCAATCACCGGCAATGAAACTTCTGGGAGTTCATTACAGCCCATCAAGATGAATAGTAATGGTCAGATGGAGCCCGAGAATCCTGAGGAGGCACCTGACAAACACCAAAGTAACATTGTCACGAGCCTTGCTGAGAAAGCTATGTCAGTTGCTGGCCCTGTCGTACCCAAGAACCAAGATGGTGGACTGGATCAAGAAAG ATTGGTCGCAATGATGGTTGATATGGGACAAAATGGTGGCATGTTGAGGCTAGTTGGCAAGCTTGCTTTGCTCTGGGGTGGTATGCGTGGTGCAATGAGTTTGACTGACAAGCTAATCCAGTTTCTTCATCTATCTGAGCGTCCCTTGTACCAAAG GATTTTGGGTTTTGCTGGTATGACACTTGTTTTATGGTCACCAGTTGCTGTCCCACTACTTCCAACATTTATGCAAAGCTGGGCAACTCATACCCCCTCCAGAATGGCTGATCTTGCTTGCATTATTGGCCTCTACGCTGCATTCATGATACTTGTTACATTATGGGGAAAAAGAATACGTGGATATGAAGATCCCCTTGCAGAATATGGGCTGGATTTGACGTCATTGCCAAAG TTGTTCGATCTTTTCAAGGGGTTGATTGGTGGAGCAGTGCTTGTTTTGTCAATGCAATCTGCAAATGCATTACTTGGCTGTGTAGATATCTCTTGGCCTTCCACTCCATCTTCTTTAGATGCCATGAAATTGCTCCAAGTGTCTGGACAAGTACTTAAGTTGGTTGGTCAAAGTATCTTAACAGCAACTGGCGTTGCTCTTGTGGAAGAATTATTCTTCAGGTCATGGCTCCCTCAAGAAATTGCTGCAGATCTTGGATATCATCGATCTATAATATTATCAGGACTTGCATTCTCATTATGCCAGAG GTCTCTGTGGGCAATACCAGGACTTTGGCTGCTATCTGTGAGTTTAGCTGGTGCTCGGCAAAGAAACCAAGGCAGCCTTTCTGTTCCAATTGGGTTGCGTGCAGGAATGCTTGCTTCAAGTTTCATCTTACAGAGGGGTGGTTTTCTAACCTACCGGGCTAACTCTCCTCTTTGGATTATCGGAACACACCATTTTGAACCATTCAGTGGGCTAACTGGTTTTGCATTCGCTTTATTATTGGCAATAATTCTATACCCGAGAGAGCCTCTGCCTACAGAGAGTATGGAAAGTACAACTGAGGAATAA
- the LOC126797150 gene encoding uncharacterized protein LOC126797150 isoform X2: MLTKYLAEIGESSPLTAATCIDNPFDLVEATKSSPHRMAVDQQFTEGLIDILRSNKELFQGRAKGFDVDQALSAKSVREFEKAISMVSHGYDDIDDFYSQSSTRGVVGNVKIPVLFIQKRDDESAPPLTIPRSSIAENPFTSLLLCSFFPSYVVDNCGSALSWCQRLTIEWLTAVELGLLKGRHPLLKDVDLPFEPSRELAHEERDVAASFWLKSKKNSSDRYILSQSGSLNGYAANSTEKMFGETDSAASFWLASKKDSWRKSETEHTELQDVKNGVLDKIHTDDPALVVLDKTHPDDPALVNEEEVNPADGERGQVLQTAEVVMNMLDVTMPDILTEEKKKKVLAAVDRGDTIMQALQDAVPEDVRGKLTAAVSGVLHAQGPNLKFDQLLGAVRIPDISAGLKPKIQDERISSSEGAKEDHHSSDVLKKSDDLLDSSVDSQPADNKLPGELEPGSHPSEQSPTILTLDPTLSTDGSDISGSMGSHPSEQSPTILTLDPTLSTDGSDISGSIIKDTSESGSSDSEHHNNSAKGSEQTKPNNSTGVIVEDKRKQDGGDAQLDTKVEEGNDNQKKENKNTQPVIDESKSDTSDSNAPAPSTSTPNAPAPGVPEPNAPAPSVPAPNAPAFSVTEAFDALTGMDDSTQMAVSNVFGVLENMITQLEESADDENEANKSDSASLKENPGGDNIQENSEISKSDQRVHVDGLSDISVSNGHVNAIDQQPDATTVLEEKPAQSPVSIKANGISSLGSDRVNQVGEDNTEMRDQMVGIDHVNNVPPCLTSIPPCITSISSGVHNYLLSKVRAQSLDLDATASLLLDYFPEEGQWKLLEQPGNVGDSVDDVVAQKVEAQKSVDDEVIEPAYIILDTEKHQEPVKEYEAVDIVEERVEIGEDEREDFGEFVRNTILDNLTVEVGRRQSAADIEIMEPYLTRELEQVANAVSFSVGNAYDPRLEVEYHSVGSEKVGTLHGEHVITAISSAVQETSFLRRVVPVGVIVGSSLAALRKYFVVATVRDSGHAKPPILSQAKMSGEHDMAKVRGTEIHHVAVDKSDHVTRSDSLIDQKEEKMESVDKKEEKTELKNLNNSVMVGAVTAALGASALLVDHQDSITGNETSGSSLQPIKMNSNGQMEPENPEEAPDKHQSNIVTSLAEKAMSVAGPVVPKNQDGGLDQERLVAMMVDMGQNGGMLRLVGKLALLWGGMRGAMSLTDKLIQFLHLSERPLYQRILGFAGMTLVLWSPVAVPLLPTFMQSWATHTPSRMADLACIIGLYAAFMILVTLWGKRIRGYEDPLAEYGLDLTSLPKLFDLFKGLIGGAVLVLSMQSANALLGCVDISWPSTPSSLDAMKLLQVSGQVLKLVGQSILTATGVALVEELFFRSWLPQEIAADLGYHRSIILSGLAFSLCQRSLWAIPGLWLLSVSLAGARQRNQGSLSVPIGLRAGMLASSFILQRGGFLTYRANSPLWIIGTHHFEPFSGLTGFAFALLLAIILYPREPLPTESMESTTEE; this comes from the exons ATGTTGACAAAGTACCTGGCTGAAATCGGGGAGAGCTCACCGCTTACGGCCGCTACTTGTATAGACAATCCTTTCGATTTGGTGGAGGCCACTAAGTCCTCTCCTCATCGAATGGCCGTGGATCAGCAGTTCACTGAGGGACTGATTGATATTCTGAGATCGAACAAg GAACTGTTTCAAGGAAGAGCAAAAGGTTTTGACGTGGATCAAGCTCTCTCCGCAAAATCTGTTCGGGAATTTGAGAAAGCAATCTCCATGGTATCTCATGGTTATGATGACATTGACGATTTTTATTCACAATCAAGTACAAGAGGTGTGGTTGGGAATGTGAAGATTCCCGTTTTATTTATACAG AAGCGCGACGATGAATCAGCACCACCGTTAACAATTCCACGCAGTTCAATAGCAGAAAATCCATTTACAAGCCTACTCTTGTGCTCCTTTTTTCCTTCTTATGTGGTTGACAATTGCGGATCTGCTCTATCTTGGTGCCAGCGCCTAACAATCGAG TGGCTCACAGCTGTGGAGCTTGGACTTTTAAAGGGTCGCCACCCACTTCTTAAAGATGTGGATCTGCCCTTTGAGCCATCAAGAGAATTAGCTCATGAAGAACGTGATGTTGCTGCTAGCTTCTGGTTAAAATCTAAAAAGAATTCTTCAGATCGATATATCTTGAGCCAGTCAGGTTCTTTAAATGGATATGCAGCAAATAGTACAGAGAAGATGTTCGGAGAAACTGATTCAGCTGCTAGCTTCTGGTTAGCATCTAAAAAGGATTCATGGAGAAAGTCAGAGACTGAACATACAGAGCTGCAAGATGTGAAAAATGGTGTACTGGATAAGATTCACACTGATGATCCCGCGTTGGTTGTACTGGATAAGACTCACCCTGATGATCCAGCGTTGGTCAATGAGGAGGAAGTTAATCCTGCAGATGGTGAAAGAGGTCAAGTGTTACAGACAGCAGAAGTTGTTATGAACATGCTTGATGTAACCATGCCAGATATTCTAactgaagaaaagaagaagaag GTCTTAGCAGCAGTTGATCGAGGAGACACAATAATGCAGGCTTTGCAAGATGCTGTGCCTGAAGATGTTCGGGGGAAGCTAACAGCTGCTGTATCTGGTGTTTTACATGCTCAAGGTCCTAACCTAAAATTTGATCAGCTCCTGGGTGCTGTTCGAATCCCTGATATATCGGCAGGTTTGAAGCCAAAGATCCAAGACGAGAGAATTTCAAGCTCAGAAGGTGCAAAAGAAGACCATCATTCGTCTGATGTGTTGAAAAAATCGGATGATTTGTTGGATAGCTCTGTTGACAGTCAACCGGCTGATAATAAGCTCCCTGGGGAACTAGAACCGGGGTCTCATCCCTCAGAGCAATCACCAACAATTTTAACTCTGGATCCTACATTGAGCACTGATGGGAGCGATATCTCTGGTTCTATGGGGTCTCATCCCTCAGAGCAATCACCAACAATTTTAACTCTGGATCCTACATTGAGCACTGATGGGAGCGATATCTCTGGTTCTATCATCAAGGATACTTCTGAATCAGGAAGTTCTGATTCTGAACATCATAACAATAGTGCAAAGGGATCAGAGCAGACTAAGCCTAACAATTCCACTGGAGTAATTGTCGAGGACAAGAGGAAGCAAGATGGAGGAGATGCTCAGTTAGACACAAAAGTTGAGGAAGGTAATGATAATCAAAAGAAGGAAAACAAGAATACACAGCCTGTAATAGATGAAAGCAAGTCTGATACATCTGATTCCAATGCCCCAGCACCTAGTACCTCAACACCTAATGCTCCGGCACCTGGTGTCCCAGAACCTAATGCCCCGGCACCTAGTGTCCCGGCGCCTAATGCCCCAGCATTTAGTGTTACTGAGGCATTTGATGCCTTAACAGGGATGGATGATTCCACCCAAATGGCAGTTAGCAATGTTTTTGGGGTTTTAGAAAATATGATTACTCAATTGGAGGAGAGTGccgatgatgaaaatgaagcAAACAAGAGTGATTCTGCATCTCTAAAGGAGAATCCTGGTGGTGACAATATTCAAGAAAATTCAGAAATCAGTAAGTCGGACCAGCGTGTTCATGTTGATGGATTAAGCGATATTTCTGTATCTAATGGTCATGTCAATGCTATCGACCAGCAGCCTGATGCAACAACTGTCTTGGAAGAGAAGCCTGCTCAAAGCCCTGTATCAATTAAAGCAAATGGTATCAGTTCACTGGGAAGTGACAGAGTTAATCAGGTAGGTGAGGACAATACTGAGATGAGGGATCAGATGGTTGGTATCGATCATGTAAACAATGTACCACCTTGCTTGACTTCAATACCACCTTGCATAACTTCAATCTCTAGTGGGGTGCATAATTATCTTCTTTCAAAGGTTCGTGCCCAATCACTAGATTTAGATGCAACCGCTTCTTTATTGCTGGACTATTTTCCAGAAGAAGGTCAGTGGAAACTCCTCGAGCAACCTGGAAATGTTGGGGATTCTGTTGATGATGTGGTTGCTCAGAAGGTTGAGGCACAGAAATCTGTTGATGATGAAGTTATTGAACCAgcttatataattttagataCAGAAAAGCATCAGGAGCCAGTAAAAGAATATGAAGCGGTAGATATTGTTGAAGAGAGGGTTGAAATTGGTGAAGATGAAAGAGAGGACTTTGGGGAGTTTGTGAGAAATACTATATTGGATAATTTGACGGTTGAAGTTGGTCGCAGACAAAGTGCTGCTGACATAGAAATAATGGAACCATATCTTACCAGAGAATTGGAACAAGTGGCTAATGCTGTATCGTTTTCTGTTGGAAATGCCTATGATCCACGTTTGGAAGTTGAGTACCATAGTGTTGGCTCAGAAAAAGTCGGTACCCTTCATGGAGAGCATGTGATTACAGCCATATCATCTGCTGTTCAAGAGACTAGCTTCTTAAGAAGAGTAGTGCCAGTTGGTGTAATAGTAGGCTCAAGCTTAGCTGCACTGAGAAAATATTTTGTTGTGGCCACAGTGCGAGATAGTGGCCACGCGAAACCTCCAATTCTTAGTCAAGCTAAAATGTCTGGAGAGCATGATATGGCTAAAGTTAGAGGCACAGAGATTCACCACGTGGCTGTTGATAAGTCTGATCATGTTACAAGGTCGGACAGTTTGATTGATCAGAAAGAGGAAAAGATGGAGTCGGTTGATAAGAAAGAGGAAAAAACGGAGTTGAAGAACTTAAACAACAGTGTTATGGTTGGTGCTGTTACAGCTGCCCTTGGAGCGTCTGCTTTATTGGTGGACCACCAG GATTCAATCACCGGCAATGAAACTTCTGGGAGTTCATTACAGCCCATCAAGATGAATAGTAATGGTCAGATGGAGCCCGAGAATCCTGAGGAGGCACCTGACAAACACCAAAGTAACATTGTCACGAGCCTTGCTGAGAAAGCTATGTCAGTTGCTGGCCCTGTCGTACCCAAGAACCAAGATGGTGGACTGGATCAAGAAAG ATTGGTCGCAATGATGGTTGATATGGGACAAAATGGTGGCATGTTGAGGCTAGTTGGCAAGCTTGCTTTGCTCTGGGGTGGTATGCGTGGTGCAATGAGTTTGACTGACAAGCTAATCCAGTTTCTTCATCTATCTGAGCGTCCCTTGTACCAAAG GATTTTGGGTTTTGCTGGTATGACACTTGTTTTATGGTCACCAGTTGCTGTCCCACTACTTCCAACATTTATGCAAAGCTGGGCAACTCATACCCCCTCCAGAATGGCTGATCTTGCTTGCATTATTGGCCTCTACGCTGCATTCATGATACTTGTTACATTATGGGGAAAAAGAATACGTGGATATGAAGATCCCCTTGCAGAATATGGGCTGGATTTGACGTCATTGCCAAAG TTGTTCGATCTTTTCAAGGGGTTGATTGGTGGAGCAGTGCTTGTTTTGTCAATGCAATCTGCAAATGCATTACTTGGCTGTGTAGATATCTCTTGGCCTTCCACTCCATCTTCTTTAGATGCCATGAAATTGCTCCAAGTGTCTGGACAAGTACTTAAGTTGGTTGGTCAAAGTATCTTAACAGCAACTGGCGTTGCTCTTGTGGAAGAATTATTCTTCAGGTCATGGCTCCCTCAAGAAATTGCTGCAGATCTTGGATATCATCGATCTATAATATTATCAGGACTTGCATTCTCATTATGCCAGAG GTCTCTGTGGGCAATACCAGGACTTTGGCTGCTATCTGTGAGTTTAGCTGGTGCTCGGCAAAGAAACCAAGGCAGCCTTTCTGTTCCAATTGGGTTGCGTGCAGGAATGCTTGCTTCAAGTTTCATCTTACAGAGGGGTGGTTTTCTAACCTACCGGGCTAACTCTCCTCTTTGGATTATCGGAACACACCATTTTGAACCATTCAGTGGGCTAACTGGTTTTGCATTCGCTTTATTATTGGCAATAATTCTATACCCGAGAGAGCCTCTGCCTACAGAGAGTATGGAAAGTACAACTGAGGAATAA